From Brachyspira pilosicoli, a single genomic window includes:
- the dprA gene encoding DNA-processing protein DprA yields MHSDKNTYLIALNQIDKVGDKRISELINHYDSVENIFEDKEENIKSLLEKKFKSQIGNFNKNEILDKANDIIEKSKTHGIGILSLFDEDYPFNLKQIDNPPYILYYKGDLKKLRRNSIAVVGTRFPTDKSSKYAFDISSKLSALNISVVSGMAKGVDKEAHIGAISSGANTVAVLGCGIDNVYPSENLKVYNKLIEKGLIISEFEVGRKPDKTNFPRRNRIISGLSYAVVMVEASSKSGALITVDFALNQGRDVYIAPYDEKLKEYYGNHKLYKDGAKIAYNILDILEDFDDIFSNDENYVKMKLKYFEGGNINKNTEVNDIKKNNKVQDNKKEKQNKKQNNNKVKDVVIKQNLQDDEAFIYDIISKVEKIHIDDIIEKTNMKTQSVTSLLMQLEINGFIKQLSGKYYSIEK; encoded by the coding sequence ATGCATAGTGATAAAAATACATATCTAATAGCCTTAAATCAGATTGACAAAGTAGGCGACAAAAGAATATCCGAGCTTATTAATCATTATGACTCTGTAGAAAATATTTTTGAAGATAAAGAAGAAAATATAAAATCTCTATTAGAAAAAAAGTTCAAATCACAAATAGGCAATTTTAATAAAAATGAAATATTAGACAAAGCCAACGACATAATAGAAAAATCAAAAACTCATGGCATTGGCATATTAAGTTTATTTGATGAAGATTATCCATTTAACTTAAAGCAAATAGATAATCCTCCGTATATACTTTATTATAAAGGAGATTTAAAAAAGTTAAGAAGAAACTCTATAGCAGTGGTAGGCACAAGATTTCCAACAGATAAAAGCTCTAAATATGCTTTTGATATATCTTCAAAATTATCTGCATTAAATATTTCTGTGGTATCCGGTATGGCTAAGGGAGTGGACAAAGAAGCACATATTGGAGCTATAAGTTCTGGGGCAAACACTGTGGCAGTTTTAGGGTGCGGAATAGACAATGTTTATCCTTCTGAGAATTTAAAAGTTTATAACAAATTAATAGAAAAAGGGCTTATAATAAGTGAGTTTGAAGTAGGAAGAAAACCAGATAAAACAAACTTCCCAAGAAGAAACAGAATAATATCAGGGCTTTCTTATGCTGTTGTTATGGTTGAGGCATCCAGCAAATCGGGGGCTTTAATAACAGTAGACTTTGCACTCAATCAAGGAAGAGATGTTTATATAGCTCCGTACGATGAAAAATTAAAAGAATATTACGGTAATCATAAACTTTATAAAGACGGTGCTAAAATAGCATATAATATATTAGACATATTAGAAGATTTTGATGATATATTTTCTAATGATGAAAATTATGTTAAAATGAAGCTTAAATATTTTGAAGGCGGCAATATTAATAAAAATACAGAAGTTAATGACATTAAAAAAAATAATAAAGTTCAAGATAATAAAAAAGAGAAACAAAATAAAAAGCAAAATAATAATAAAGTAAAAGATGTTGTTATAAAACAAAACTTACAAGATGACGAAGCTTTTATTTATGATATAATAAGTAAAGTTGAAAAAATACATATAGACGATATAATAGAAAAAACCAATATGAAGACTCAAAGTGTTACATCTTTACTTATGCAATTAGAGATTAATGGTTTTATAAAGCAATTATCTGGAAAATATTATAGTATAGAGAAATAA
- a CDS encoding ankyrin repeat domain-containing protein, translating into MLKNKNIFRIIISFILLITTSFFLYSEEYDTNYYKNLFDKMFANEDELKEMAKDPQGYIENFLKKEAEKALKEKIELYKKYNVIEINTLEYEYQNTAEGFGDLEAVKKFIQKYDINGVYDGYTLLYTYSKYNSKTDIVEFLLKNNADVYKKSINGKTALYSAVYDYSYDVVEIILKHYKNNDDINDEFLLAVNQENEPMLKRLLKKKFLFFGNKFKMNLDKGLEIALDKGNEDIAATLVLNGAKTDNFLYYLKLVFGKYLILIVIIIILFSSLIYVYKRRYIPSIYQESSIFITFKDKANNIYIYCYAYYGGVVSVMRGFFGNIFINNDKLKGYYNIVSNFMDNYIVIYDSNDNKKNDKEYFSWYDFLIERNEKAIIKFDCSLNDFFNSDKTEINYIMEISDSKIINGVFEVNTNPDINIEYFKLIFSKSAKHNRFMDILNYLFDFYHFNIKNNDKINSYINGDNKSYSEKKNELKVNIEKILKKHESMSFNDIKTKYYDKLKDFYNADNIVYFDDKTICVYKRFAKIEANNNLIVNNISLIIDLENEKLITPYFKNFVNNADEILKRYDSNFYKNIDNLIFLITEAGIILMRESGEKKLFIALDDIKNYINKEHYLYYLFNQ; encoded by the coding sequence ATGTTAAAAAATAAAAATATTTTTAGGATAATTATATCTTTTATTTTATTAATCACAACTTCTTTCTTTTTGTACTCAGAGGAATATGATACTAATTACTATAAAAATCTTTTTGATAAAATGTTTGCAAATGAAGATGAATTAAAAGAAATGGCAAAAGACCCTCAAGGATATATAGAAAACTTTCTTAAAAAGGAAGCAGAAAAAGCATTAAAAGAGAAAATAGAACTTTATAAAAAATATAATGTTATAGAAATAAATACTTTAGAATATGAATATCAAAATACTGCAGAAGGTTTTGGTGATTTAGAAGCTGTTAAGAAGTTTATACAGAAATATGATATAAATGGAGTATATGACGGCTACACTTTGCTTTATACTTATTCAAAATATAATAGCAAAACAGATATAGTAGAGTTCTTGCTTAAAAATAATGCTGATGTTTATAAAAAATCTATTAATGGTAAAACAGCCCTTTACAGTGCTGTATATGATTATTCTTATGATGTTGTTGAAATTATTTTGAAACATTATAAAAACAATGATGATATAAACGATGAGTTTTTGTTGGCAGTTAATCAAGAAAATGAACCTATGTTAAAAAGGCTATTAAAAAAGAAATTTTTATTCTTTGGAAATAAATTCAAAATGAATTTAGACAAAGGGCTTGAAATAGCACTTGATAAAGGTAATGAAGATATAGCAGCTACATTGGTTTTAAACGGAGCTAAAACTGATAATTTTTTATATTATTTGAAATTGGTATTTGGTAAATATTTAATTCTTATAGTTATTATAATTATTTTATTTTCTTCTCTTATTTATGTATATAAAAGAAGATATATTCCTAGTATTTATCAAGAGAGCTCAATATTTATAACTTTTAAAGACAAAGCAAATAATATATATATTTACTGTTATGCTTATTATGGCGGAGTAGTATCTGTAATGCGTGGTTTTTTTGGAAATATATTTATAAATAATGATAAGCTAAAAGGATATTATAATATAGTCAGTAATTTTATGGATAATTATATTGTTATTTATGATTCTAATGATAATAAAAAAAATGATAAAGAATATTTTAGCTGGTATGATTTTCTTATAGAAAGAAATGAAAAAGCTATCATAAAATTTGATTGTTCTCTTAATGATTTTTTTAATAGTGATAAAACGGAAATTAACTATATTATGGAAATATCTGATTCTAAAATTATAAACGGAGTTTTTGAAGTAAATACAAATCCTGATATTAATATAGAATATTTTAAATTAATATTTAGTAAGTCTGCAAAACATAATCGTTTTATGGATATTCTTAATTATTTATTTGATTTCTATCATTTCAATATAAAAAACAATGATAAAATTAATTCATATATAAACGGAGATAATAAATCGTATTCTGAGAAAAAAAATGAGTTGAAGGTAAATATCGAAAAGATTTTAAAGAAACATGAGAGTATGTCATTTAATGATATCAAAACTAAATACTATGATAAACTAAAAGATTTTTATAATGCTGATAATATAGTTTATTTTGATGATAAAACAATATGCGTATACAAGAGATTTGCTAAGATAGAAGCTAATAATAATCTCATAGTAAATAATATATCGCTCATAATTGATTTAGAGAATGAGAAATTAATAACGCCTTATTTTAAAAATTTTGTTAATAATGCTGATGAGATATTAAAAAGATATGATAGTAATTTTTATAAGAATATAGATAATTTGATTTTTCTTATAACAGAAGCAGGTATTATATTGATGAGAGAAAGCGGAGAGAAAAAACTATTTATTGCTTTAGATGATATAAAGAATTATATAAATAAAGAGCATTATTTATATTATTTATTTAATCAATAA
- a CDS encoding bifunctional UDP-sugar hydrolase/5'-nucleotidase yields MKKEYIIMAIISLLILTSCNNSNNSKRLYPEGEINFTIVQTTDIHGMIFPYNFITDKEENTSMAQVSTYIKKLKDEGKTILLLDNGDSLQGQPTVYYYNFVATNEPHIWAEVLNYMNYDAVGVGNHDVEAGHNVYDKIVKEIKAPLICANLVDEKTKNPYFKPYTIIEKNGVKIAILSLIEPAIDRQLPKVLYEGLAVEDMVESAKKWIKTIKEKESPDIVIGLFHAGANYTEDKETFKNENASQLVAEQVDGFDIILVGHDHQGWSGLGYDESTKQKTKEVKSPSGKVVPIFGGVNAARFIPSIDVSMIYTNNAWDIKFKGELIDVSKYEADKEFLDNFDSSKKAIQTWVSRDIGNLNTKLTSDEAMFGDSYFLSFIHKLEFTIAKEELGENVDVSFAAPLSKDAILNNGVVRVRDMFSLYPYENFFYVMKLTGKQIKDVMEYSYDRWFNTMTNINDHLIAFKKDANGELIFNNRYNSYDTVTPTYNYESVGGINYTVDVTKPKGEKVTIESFTDGRPFELDKEYKVAINSYRGSGGGGHLSQGAKIDLKTLQNMDLVLKATDKDLRYYIIDWFEKQNGAITVEKLNNWKVVPEDYVEAGKKKDYKLIYPNN; encoded by the coding sequence ATGAAAAAAGAATATATTATAATGGCAATTATTTCATTATTAATCTTAACATCTTGCAATAATTCTAATAATTCTAAAAGACTTTATCCTGAAGGAGAAATTAATTTTACAATAGTTCAAACTACAGATATACATGGAATGATTTTTCCTTATAACTTTATTACAGATAAAGAAGAAAATACTTCTATGGCACAGGTAAGCACATATATTAAAAAATTAAAAGATGAAGGTAAAACTATATTACTGTTAGATAATGGAGATTCTCTTCAAGGGCAGCCTACGGTTTATTATTATAACTTTGTTGCCACTAATGAGCCTCATATATGGGCTGAAGTGCTTAACTATATGAATTATGATGCTGTGGGAGTGGGCAATCATGATGTTGAGGCTGGGCATAATGTTTATGATAAAATAGTTAAAGAGATAAAAGCTCCTTTAATTTGTGCTAACTTGGTAGATGAAAAAACAAAAAATCCATATTTTAAACCTTATACTATAATAGAGAAAAATGGAGTAAAAATAGCAATACTTAGTTTGATAGAGCCTGCAATAGATAGACAACTTCCAAAAGTATTATACGAAGGATTAGCTGTAGAAGATATGGTTGAGTCGGCAAAAAAATGGATAAAAACCATAAAAGAAAAAGAAAGTCCTGATATTGTTATAGGGCTTTTCCATGCTGGTGCCAATTATACAGAAGATAAGGAAACTTTCAAAAATGAGAATGCTAGTCAATTAGTGGCAGAGCAAGTTGATGGGTTTGACATTATACTTGTAGGTCATGACCATCAGGGTTGGTCTGGTTTAGGATACGATGAATCTACAAAGCAAAAAACTAAAGAAGTAAAAAGTCCAAGCGGTAAAGTTGTACCTATATTTGGAGGGGTTAATGCTGCAAGATTCATACCTTCTATTGATGTGAGCATGATTTACACTAACAATGCTTGGGATATTAAATTTAAAGGTGAATTAATTGATGTTTCAAAGTATGAGGCAGATAAAGAGTTTTTAGATAATTTTGATTCTTCTAAAAAAGCTATACAAACTTGGGTGAGCCGTGATATTGGTAATTTGAACACTAAGCTTACTTCTGATGAAGCTATGTTTGGGGATAGCTATTTTTTAAGTTTTATACACAAGTTAGAGTTTACTATAGCTAAAGAAGAGTTGGGAGAGAATGTCGATGTTAGTTTTGCTGCTCCTTTGAGTAAAGATGCTATTTTAAATAATGGTGTTGTAAGGGTTAGGGATATGTTTAGTCTTTATCCTTATGAGAATTTCTTCTATGTGATGAAATTAACAGGAAAACAAATAAAAGATGTTATGGAATATTCTTATGACAGATGGTTTAACACTATGACTAATATTAATGACCACTTAATAGCATTTAAAAAGGATGCAAATGGAGAGTTAATATTTAATAATAGATATAATTCTTATGACACAGTTACACCTACTTATAATTATGAAAGTGTTGGAGGCATTAATTATACTGTTGATGTTACTAAACCTAAAGGTGAAAAAGTTACAATAGAATCTTTTACTGACGGAAGACCTTTTGAATTGGATAAAGAATATAAAGTAGCTATTAACTCTTATAGAGGAAGCGGCGGCGGCGGTCATTTATCACAAGGTGCTAAAATAGATTTAAAAACTTTGCAGAACATGGATTTGGTATTAAAAGCTACAGATAAAGATTTGAGATATTATATTATAGATTGGTTTGAAAAACAAAACGGTGCTATCACTGTTGAAAAGCTTAATAATTGGAAAGTTGTTCCAGAAGATTATGTTGAGGCAGGAAAGAAAAAAGATTATAAATTAATATACCCTAATAATTAA
- a CDS encoding N-acetylmuramoyl-L-alanine amidase — MYQGRLWSFRGNKRRIILFLVLALFNTCFLYSQNNDKIKLNNLNITAEELKNAFNPAKSKFDSKGITTIIIDPGHGGRDPGSIGVGKIYEKDIVLSFSLELKKELESILPNVKIVLTRTNDSYPTLAERFEIANTAAKINTEKANNALLISVHANASLSSSAKGFEAYFVSAQESSEYARAVSMFENDALVKFDKIDSAKYEDYSSQVTHNYMLIEQYQKESRMLAESITDEVHKVSGVAKRTKPVQNALFYVLKGAIMPSTLIEVGFITNADDAKFLKNKETRLKMVKAAAKGIKKYIELYDDTKGFTK; from the coding sequence TTGTATCAAGGAAGATTGTGGTCATTCAGAGGAAATAAAAGAAGAATAATATTATTTTTGGTATTAGCTCTATTTAATACTTGCTTTTTATATTCTCAGAATAATGATAAAATAAAATTAAACAATTTAAATATTACAGCAGAGGAATTAAAAAATGCTTTTAATCCAGCAAAGAGCAAATTTGATTCTAAAGGCATTACAACAATTATAATAGACCCAGGGCATGGCGGAAGAGATCCCGGTTCTATTGGTGTTGGAAAAATATATGAAAAAGATATAGTTTTATCATTTTCTTTAGAGCTTAAAAAAGAATTGGAAAGTATACTGCCAAATGTAAAGATAGTATTAACAAGAACAAATGATTCCTACCCTACTCTTGCAGAGCGTTTTGAAATAGCAAATACTGCAGCAAAAATAAACACAGAAAAAGCAAATAATGCATTATTGATAAGTGTGCATGCCAATGCTTCATTAAGTTCTAGTGCTAAGGGGTTTGAGGCATATTTTGTAAGTGCTCAGGAATCAAGCGAGTATGCGAGAGCTGTATCTATGTTTGAAAATGATGCTTTGGTGAAATTTGATAAAATAGATTCTGCTAAATACGAAGACTATTCATCACAAGTTACTCATAATTACATGTTAATAGAACAGTATCAAAAAGAAAGCAGAATGTTAGCAGAGTCTATTACTGATGAAGTACATAAGGTATCCGGTGTAGCAAAAAGAACCAAGCCTGTGCAAAATGCATTATTTTATGTTTTGAAAGGTGCAATAATGCCATCTACGCTTATAGAAGTTGGATTTATCACAAATGCCGATGATGCTAAATTTTTGAAAAATAAAGAAACAAGGCTAAAAATGGTAAAAGCCGCAGCAAAAGGCATAAAAAAATATATAGAGCTTTATGATGACACCAAAGGTTTTACAAAATAA
- a CDS encoding glycosyltransferase family 4 protein, with product MKIKKIAIMHPTFGYNGGAENVILATVKHFYEKYDIECTIYTYKLRENVPSYIKQIKTDITLNPFIFRKTAKFLAYQLKDYDAILIHNFPATIFFGLAYKYAKKKSIKFPKSFWYCHEPSVRLYGEDDESYKIKQKTLDFIARYTMKLDRLGVGFIDYIMANSERTSNSVRRVYGRDSKVIYPCVTGFDDIMNIKDAEHFFYVGRLEKVKNIENAIIAFKSFLERIDNKDLKFIIAGKGRYEDKLKKLVYTIGMENNIIFAGFISDEEKKALLNKSYCLVMPAINEPFGLTVIEALYCSCISIISKHSGVYEVAKDCSIACDMSSVNDTANSMYEVYINNDSIKRKLLSNNILSIFRVENYCSSVLEYIENNL from the coding sequence ATGAAGATAAAAAAGATTGCTATAATGCATCCTACTTTTGGATATAATGGCGGGGCAGAAAATGTTATACTTGCTACAGTTAAGCATTTTTATGAGAAGTATGATATTGAATGTACTATTTATACTTACAAGTTAAGAGAAAATGTTCCAAGCTATATTAAACAAATAAAAACGGATATAACTTTAAATCCATTTATTTTTAGAAAAACTGCGAAATTTTTGGCTTATCAATTAAAAGATTATGATGCAATATTAATTCATAATTTTCCAGCTACTATATTTTTTGGTTTAGCTTATAAATATGCTAAAAAAAAATCTATAAAGTTCCCAAAGAGTTTTTGGTATTGTCATGAACCGAGTGTGAGACTTTATGGCGAAGATGATGAAAGCTATAAAATCAAACAAAAAACTTTAGATTTTATTGCTCGTTATACTATGAAATTAGATAGGTTAGGGGTTGGATTTATAGATTATATAATGGCTAATAGTGAGAGAACTTCAAATTCTGTAAGACGTGTTTATGGTAGAGATAGCAAAGTTATATATCCTTGCGTGACTGGTTTTGATGATATTATGAATATAAAAGATGCAGAGCATTTTTTTTATGTGGGGAGATTAGAAAAAGTTAAGAATATAGAAAATGCTATTATTGCCTTTAAGAGTTTTTTAGAGAGAATTGATAATAAAGATTTAAAGTTTATAATAGCTGGAAAGGGTAGGTATGAAGATAAATTGAAAAAATTAGTTTACACTATTGGAATGGAAAATAATATTATATTTGCTGGTTTTATTAGTGATGAAGAGAAGAAGGCTTTACTTAACAAAAGCTACTGTCTTGTTATGCCAGCTATAAATGAACCTTTTGGACTTACAGTTATAGAGGCTCTTTACTGTTCTTGTATTTCTATTATTTCAAAACATTCTGGTGTTTATGAGGTTGCTAAAGATTGCAGTATAGCTTGTGATATGAGCAGTGTTAATGATACAGCTAATTCTATGTATGAAGTATATATTAATAATGACAGCATAAAAAGAAAATTACTGTCTAATAATATTTTATCAATATTCAGAGTGGAAAATTATTGTTCAAGCGTTTTAGAGTATATTGAAAACAACTTGTAA
- the topA gene encoding type I DNA topoisomerase, producing MATKTKEKKTTKKKLVIVESPAKAKTINRYLGSDYVVLSSMGHLIDLPRSRLAIDVDNGFEPEYITIRGRAKILNELKKEAKKSEEVLLAADDDREGESIAWHIGNKIRSVNSAVPIKRIVFHEITKDALKEAIDKPRDIDIAKVNAQKARRVLDRLIGYNLSPLLWEKIKRGLSAGRVQNVALLIICNREDEIETFVPVEYWTFGVFLKHKNKEFLAELQKYKGEKPDLKTKEDVDAIMEHLKDKTYTVSSIEIKDRLRNPTAPYTTSKLQQAASTSLGYNSSKTMQIAQTLYEGVSIAGEATGLITYMRTDSVRISPVAQEQARDFIQKEYGSNYLPPEPPNYSVKKNAQDAHEAIRPTNVFLTPDSIKEYLKPEQYKLYKLIWERFVSSQMLPAKMKNTRAVIVAGDCEFAVSSSKIEFDGFMKVLTIDKEDKEKASKMPSLSNGEVCDFVEHNPQQHFTTPPPRYTDASLVKILEESGIGRPSTYAPTIKTIISRHYVQRKGKQLVPTELGKLVNELISENFPELVNINFTADMESKLDKIEDDNVEWNNILKEFYPHFLDTLKTATENIHNMKDFFNEETDFVCEKCGKKMIKRLGRYGYFIACSGFPECKNTKGISFGICPKCGGDITLKRSKRGREFYGCSNYPKCDFVSWDKPLLEPCPKCNGLMVEKNIKNKGLFKVCIKEDCGHSEEIKEE from the coding sequence ATGGCTACAAAAACTAAAGAAAAGAAAACTACTAAAAAGAAATTAGTAATAGTTGAGTCTCCAGCTAAGGCAAAGACTATAAATAGATATTTAGGGTCAGATTATGTAGTATTATCATCAATGGGGCATTTAATAGATTTGCCAAGAAGCAGATTAGCTATAGATGTAGACAATGGTTTTGAGCCGGAATATATAACAATAAGAGGAAGAGCTAAAATATTAAATGAGCTTAAAAAAGAGGCAAAGAAATCTGAAGAGGTGTTATTAGCAGCCGATGATGATAGGGAAGGAGAAAGTATAGCTTGGCACATAGGAAACAAAATAAGAAGTGTCAATTCTGCTGTACCTATAAAGAGAATAGTTTTTCACGAAATTACAAAAGATGCACTTAAAGAAGCCATTGATAAACCAAGAGACATAGACATAGCAAAAGTAAATGCCCAAAAAGCAAGAAGAGTATTAGACAGACTTATTGGTTATAATTTAAGTCCTCTGCTTTGGGAGAAGATAAAAAGAGGTCTTTCTGCTGGAAGGGTTCAAAATGTTGCTTTGCTTATAATTTGTAACAGAGAAGATGAAATAGAAACATTTGTTCCTGTAGAATATTGGACTTTCGGAGTATTTTTAAAACATAAAAATAAAGAGTTTTTAGCAGAACTTCAAAAATATAAAGGTGAAAAACCTGATTTAAAAACAAAAGAAGATGTTGATGCTATAATGGAGCATTTAAAAGATAAAACCTACACAGTATCAAGTATAGAGATAAAAGACAGATTAAGAAACCCAACAGCTCCATACACTACAAGTAAATTGCAGCAGGCAGCAAGCACATCTTTAGGCTACAACTCATCAAAGACAATGCAAATAGCACAAACACTCTATGAAGGAGTATCTATAGCAGGAGAGGCTACAGGACTTATAACATATATGCGTACTGATAGTGTGAGAATATCTCCAGTAGCACAAGAGCAGGCGAGAGATTTTATACAAAAGGAATATGGAAGCAATTACTTACCTCCAGAGCCTCCAAATTATTCTGTTAAAAAGAATGCACAAGATGCTCACGAAGCTATAAGACCTACTAATGTGTTTTTAACACCAGATAGCATTAAAGAATATTTAAAACCTGAACAGTATAAACTTTATAAACTTATATGGGAGAGATTTGTTTCTTCACAAATGCTTCCTGCAAAAATGAAAAATACAAGAGCAGTAATTGTGGCAGGCGATTGCGAGTTTGCTGTTTCCTCATCAAAAATAGAGTTTGACGGATTTATGAAAGTGCTTACTATAGACAAAGAAGATAAAGAAAAAGCTTCAAAAATGCCAAGTTTATCTAATGGTGAAGTATGTGATTTTGTAGAGCATAATCCTCAGCAGCACTTTACAACACCTCCTCCAAGATACACAGATGCTTCATTAGTAAAAATACTTGAAGAATCCGGTATAGGAAGACCTTCTACTTATGCTCCTACAATAAAAACAATTATATCAAGGCATTATGTACAGAGAAAAGGTAAACAGCTTGTACCTACAGAACTTGGAAAACTTGTCAATGAACTTATAAGTGAAAATTTCCCAGAACTTGTCAATATTAATTTTACTGCCGATATGGAAAGTAAACTTGATAAAATAGAAGACGATAATGTTGAATGGAATAATATATTAAAAGAGTTCTATCCTCATTTTTTGGATACGCTCAAAACTGCCACAGAAAATATTCACAATATGAAAGATTTCTTTAATGAAGAAACTGATTTTGTATGTGAGAAATGCGGCAAGAAGATGATTAAACGCTTGGGAAGATACGGATATTTTATTGCTTGTTCTGGTTTTCCTGAATGTAAGAATACTAAGGGTATATCTTTTGGTATTTGTCCTAAATGCGGAGGCGATATTACATTAAAGCGTTCTAAGAGAGGAAGAGAGTTTTATGGTTGTTCCAATTATCCTAAATGCGATTTTGTAAGTTGGGATAAACCTTTGCTTGAGCCTTGTCCTAAATGTAATGGGCTTATGGTAGAGAAGAATATTAAAAACAAAGGATTGTTTAAAGTTTGTATCAAGGAAGATTGTGGTCATTCAGAGGAAATAAAAGAAGAATAA
- a CDS encoding AMP-dependent synthetase/ligase, with translation MKEYNSIASAFFETVKEMPQSPAYRYRNNNGEKVTIVYKKLYEKVNAIAKAFDAKGLAGKNVAIFSENRIEWFICDMALLAIGSADVPRGNDSTSEELNYIIDHSDSLAVIVENQYVLNKIDRSSKKIQLILVLDNSIHDPKNNIYSFSKFLEFGEEALNGDEEFAVKKASKINNDDTATIIYTSGTTGKPKGVILTHGNILHNVRVLPDIIKLQKGEKLLTILPIWHIYERTISYVTAICGCFTAITNKRDLKNDFVEEKPDIFISVPAIWVNIYNGVMKNIDKKPMAVKMMVKSFIQGSIRYIRNLRYQNNMIYLLGDEKKESKKIEYDILPLDPMCHKMAQKLVYKKIKELTGGRLRLTISGGGALPMYIEDFIEATGINLVVGWGITETAPVVTLRSPFKNYRGTCGAPVPEVQIEVRDKNGNICKDGEMGVCYIKGPNIFKEYYKDKELTVQAKKDGFFNSGDLGAYTQQGEIVLTGRAKETIVLLTGENVEPQPIENKAMESKYISQIMLVGQDKASTGAIVVIDKENVKEFLNKHKIHYNEDDMENSKEVVKLIKHELNRLVNSKNGFRPYEIISKLIITSKDFTIENGLLTQSLKIKRHKIMEAYKDQIEELYKK, from the coding sequence ATGAAAGAATATAATTCTATAGCTAGTGCATTTTTTGAAACAGTAAAGGAAATGCCTCAAAGTCCTGCTTATAGATATAGAAACAATAATGGTGAAAAAGTAACTATAGTATATAAAAAATTATATGAAAAAGTAAATGCTATTGCTAAGGCTTTTGATGCAAAGGGGTTAGCAGGAAAAAATGTTGCAATATTTTCAGAGAATCGTATAGAGTGGTTTATATGTGATATGGCACTTTTGGCTATAGGCTCAGCAGATGTTCCTAGGGGGAATGATTCTACATCTGAAGAATTAAATTACATAATAGATCATAGTGATTCATTGGCTGTAATAGTAGAAAATCAGTATGTATTAAATAAAATAGATAGATCTTCCAAAAAAATACAGCTTATACTTGTTTTAGATAATTCTATTCATGATCCTAAAAATAATATTTATTCATTTAGTAAGTTTTTAGAGTTTGGAGAAGAGGCTTTAAATGGAGATGAAGAGTTTGCTGTAAAAAAAGCTTCAAAGATAAATAATGATGATACGGCCACTATAATATATACATCAGGTACAACAGGCAAACCTAAAGGCGTAATTCTTACTCATGGTAACATTTTGCATAATGTTAGGGTGCTGCCTGATATAATAAAACTTCAAAAGGGAGAGAAACTTTTAACTATTCTTCCAATATGGCATATATATGAAAGAACAATTTCTTATGTTACTGCTATTTGTGGATGTTTTACTGCTATTACTAATAAAAGAGATTTGAAGAATGATTTTGTTGAGGAGAAGCCTGATATATTTATATCAGTGCCAGCTATTTGGGTTAATATATATAATGGTGTGATGAAAAATATAGACAAAAAGCCTATGGCAGTAAAAATGATGGTTAAATCTTTTATACAAGGCTCTATTAGATATATAAGAAATTTAAGATACCAAAATAATATGATTTATCTTCTTGGAGATGAAAAGAAAGAAAGCAAAAAGATAGAATATGATATATTGCCATTAGACCCTATGTGTCATAAGATGGCGCAAAAATTAGTTTATAAAAAGATTAAAGAACTTACAGGAGGCAGACTTCGCTTAACTATATCTGGAGGCGGAGCTTTGCCTATGTATATAGAAGATTTTATAGAAGCTACTGGAATCAATTTAGTTGTTGGTTGGGGTATTACGGAAACAGCACCTGTAGTAACTTTAAGGTCTCCTTTTAAAAACTATAGAGGAACTTGCGGAGCACCTGTACCGGAAGTACAAATAGAGGTTAGGGACAAAAATGGAAATATTTGTAAAGACGGGGAGATGGGAGTATGCTATATTAAAGGTCCTAATATTTTTAAAGAGTATTATAAAGATAAAGAATTAACAGTACAGGCCAAAAAAGATGGTTTCTTTAATTCTGGAGATTTGGGAGCTTATACACAACAAGGTGAAATAGTGCTTACAGGAAGGGCAAAAGAAACTATAGTTCTTCTAACAGGTGAAAATGTTGAGCCTCAGCCTATAGAAAATAAGGCTATGGAATCTAAATATATTTCTCAGATAATGCTTGTAGGTCAGGATAAGGCGTCTACTGGTGCTATAGTTGTAATAGATAAAGAGAATGTTAAAGAGTTCTTGAATAAACATAAAATACATTACAATGAAGATGACATGGAAAACTCTAAAGAGGTTGTTAAACTTATTAAGCATGAATTAAATAGATTGGTTAATAGTAAAAATGGTTTTAGACCTTATGAAATTATTTCTAAGCTTATCATAACGAGCAAAGATTTTACTATAGAAAATGGACTTCTCACTCAATCATTAAAAATAAAGAGACATAAAATAATGGAAGCATATAAAGACCAAATAGAAGAGCTTTACAAAAAATAA